The genomic stretch CGCGACCTGGGGAAGATGTCGTTCGGGATCCTGCACGCGTTTCTCGAACGCCTTCGCTCCCGCGGGCTCACGGGGGAGATGCCACACCTGACCCCCATCCTCAGGCAGTTCCAGTTCAACGAGGGCAATTACGAACAGGTGGTCTTCGAGTTGCCGGAGGAAGAGAGACCGCCAATGATCGATATCCCCGAATACCGGGACCGGTTCGGGATCCAAGATAACTGAATGAGACCTTGCCGTGCCGCGGGCCTCACCTTGCGGATACGGCGATCCGGGGGAGTTGCCGGCACGTGCGAATCGCGGTCGTTCATTATCACCTGCGAACCGGCGGGGTCACCCGTGTCATCCGGCACGCGGCCCAATCGCTGCGCGGCCGGGATACCTCGCTGGTCGTCCTTTCCGGTTCGCCGCCGCCGGAGTCTGTGCCCTTCGAGGTGCGCGTCGTCCCCGGCTTGCGCTACGAGGCCGAGCGTCCGGACCTGTCTCCCGGCGATCTGGCGGCGGAGCTGTCGGCGGTCGCAAACGACGCGCTCGGCGGGCTGCCGGACGTCTGGCATTTTCACAATCATTCGCTCGGCAAAAACCTGCTCGTTCCCGGATGCGTCCTCGCGCTGGCGCGAGCCGGGCACCACCTGCTGCTCCAGATACACGACTTCCCGGAAGACGGCCGTCCGGGTAATTACCGTGTTCTCAGACAGGGGCTTGCCGACGGCCAGGGTCCGTTATCACGGCTTTATGAGGCCCTTTATCCTCTGTGCGATCACGTTCACTACGCCGTGCTGAGCGGACGTGACGGTCTTGCCCTTCGCGAGGCCGGAGCGCCGGAACGCCAGGTCCATACACTGCCCAACGCCGTCTCGCTGGGTCCTGTGGACGACCGGGACGCATCCGGGATGCAGGAGGAAAAACGCCTGTGGCTCTACCCGACCCGGGCGATCCGACGCAAGAACCTGGGCGAATTCCTGCTCTGGGCGGCAATGGCGCGAGAGGCCGATCGCTTCGCGACGACCCGAGCGCCGGAAAATCCGGTGGAAAGACCGGCCTACGACGACTGGCGCGCTTTGGCCGCGGAACTCGACCTGCCGGTGGAATTCGGGCTCGGGGAGCGGAGCGAGAATTTCGAGGCGTTGCTGGCTTCGGCCCACGCAATGGTCACCACCAGTGTCGCCGAGGGGTTCGGTCTGGCCTTTCTCGAACCCTGGCTGATGGGCAAGGCCGTCGCAGGCAGGGACCTGCCCGAGCAGACATCCGATTTCCGTGACGGGGGCGTCGATCTCAACCAGCTCTACGAGCGGGTGGCGGTGCCACATGAGTGGTTCGACGGGGGGATCCTCTACCGCAAGGTCCGAGCAGCGCTCAAACGCTCGATGTCGAGCTACGGGCGGGTCCCCGCTGCCGGGGATACCGAAAGGGCACTCGCCGCCTGGACGAAAGGTGACACCATCGATTTCGGTCGACTCGACGAGCCGCTGCAGCGCGAGG from Gammaproteobacteria bacterium encodes the following:
- a CDS encoding glycosyltransferase family 4 protein, with protein sequence MRIAVVHYHLRTGGVTRVIRHAAQSLRGRDTSLVVLSGSPPPESVPFEVRVVPGLRYEAERPDLSPGDLAAELSAVANDALGGLPDVWHFHNHSLGKNLLVPGCVLALARAGHHLLLQIHDFPEDGRPGNYRVLRQGLADGQGPLSRLYEALYPLCDHVHYAVLSGRDGLALREAGAPERQVHTLPNAVSLGPVDDRDASGMQEEKRLWLYPTRAIRRKNLGEFLLWAAMAREADRFATTRAPENPVERPAYDDWRALAAELDLPVEFGLGERSENFEALLASAHAMVTTSVAEGFGLAFLEPWLMGKAVAGRDLPEQTSDFRDGGVDLNQLYERVAVPHEWFDGGILYRKVRAALKRSMSSYGRVPAAGDTERALAAWTKGDTIDFGRLDEPLQREVILRVARTQTGQAAVSPGVLMRSEPDTDTISRNRRIIRDRWGIEAYGDRLLGLYEGVLAAPATPGLGALNGDRLLDRFLAPERLYLLRS